The Mustela erminea isolate mMusErm1 chromosome 18, mMusErm1.Pri, whole genome shotgun sequence genome has a window encoding:
- the PROCA1 gene encoding protein PROCA1 isoform X3, with the protein MWAGPEGHFPGDACTQHCLAPSFFLLPLLSPFPLPSSPIQCLGVRPGTLTPAPQGRGELLGLQDWEDSVSMSLTYVNRLPGWERGHLLAGVPSSTDASTFSSEGEFKDLDRCCWKHKQCTGHVIHPFPSDYGHHNLHLHSISHCDCESRCKSYRPVSVAVIHHPIHHDYVADDLNEEEEEEEEEESKPPIPTQVGPATTAPADTGLGTVTTTPDSAAPITIWRSESPTGKSQGNKVIKKVKKKKEKEKDKEEELDEKPKPKKKVKKGKLMKKKSPVKSESSPPDLNRSISPRELTRMSESSPDSREDLESEDSYNDPRREEPSSDDIVESSSPRKREKNTVQTKKAGAKTSPVKKVKRKSPPGSNPNLS; encoded by the exons ATGTGGGCGGGGCCAGAGGGGCATTTCCCCGGAGATGCGTGCACACAGCACTGTCTagctccctccttcttcctgcttcccctcctttctccctttcccctcccttcctcccccattcAGTGCTTGGGTGTCCGACCTGGAACCCTGACACCTGCGCCACAAGGGCGGGGGGAGCTCCTCGGCCTTCAGGACTGGGAGGATTCTGTATCAATGAGCCTTACCT ATGTAAACAGGTTACCGGGCTGGGAGAGAGGACATCTGCTGGCTGGTGTGCCTTCTAGCACTGATGCATCTACCTTCTCCTCTGAAG GTGAATTCAAAGACCTGGACAGGTGCTGCTGGAAACACAAACAGTGCACTGGGCATGTCATCCACCCCTTCCCCTCGGACTATGGCCACCACAACCTGCACCTGCACTCCATCAGCCACTGCGACTGCGAGTCTAG gtGCAAAAGCTATAGGCCTGTCTCTGTGGCAGTGATCCACCATCCCATCCACCATGACTATGTGGCAGATGACTtgaatgaagaggaggaggaggaggaggaggaagaaagcaagcCTCCCATTCCCACCCAGGTGGGGCCTGCCACCACCGCCCCCGCTGACACAGGCCTGGGCACTGTCACAACTACCCCGGACTCGGCAGCTCCCATCACTATCTGGCGCTCCGAGAGCCCCACAGGGAAGTCCCAGGGCAACAAGGTGATCAagaaggtaaagaagaaaaaagaaaaggagaaagacaaggaagaggaGCTGGATGAGAAGCCAAAGCCgaagaaaaaagtcaagaagGGCAAGTTGATGAAGAAGAAAAGCCCGGTTAAATCGGAATCTTCACCTCCGGACTTGAACCGATCAATAAGCCCCAGAGAGCTGACCAGGATGTCAGAGTCCAGCCCAGACAGCCGGGAAGACCTGGAGAGTGAGGACAGTTACAATGACCCCCGGCGGGAGGAGCCCTCCAGTGACGATATCGTGGAGTCTTCCTcacccaggaagagagaaaagaacacgGTCCAGACTAAGAAAGCTGGGGCGAAGACCTCACCAGTCAAGAAGGTCAAGAGGAAATCTCCCCCAGGATCCAACCCCAATCTCAGTTGA
- the PROCA1 gene encoding protein PROCA1 isoform X4 yields the protein MWVRTTLRIERWTKEKTEDNASIWDESSTGEFKDLDRCCWKHKQCTGHVIHPFPSDYGHHNLHLHSISHCDCESRLKDCSEKTNSDNSRDVGPTCSRDEGPTCFNIIQSPCFELIPEEECVERFWYGWCKSYRPVSVAVIHHPIHHDYVADDLNEEEEEEEEEESKPPIPTQVGPATTAPADTGLGTVTTTPDSAAPITIWRSESPTGKSQGNKVIKKVKKKKEKEKDKEEELDEKPKPKKKVKKGKLMKKKSPVKSESSPPDLNRSISPRELTRMSESSPDSREDLESEDSYNDPRREEPSSDDIVESSSPRKREKNTVQTKKAGAKTSPVKKVKRKSPPGSNPNLS from the exons ATGTGGGTCAGGACGACACTGAGGATTGAAAGGTGGACTAAGGAAAAGACTGAGGACAATGCCAGCATCTGGGATGAGAGCAGCACTG GTGAATTCAAAGACCTGGACAGGTGCTGCTGGAAACACAAACAGTGCACTGGGCATGTCATCCACCCCTTCCCCTCGGACTATGGCCACCACAACCTGCACCTGCACTCCATCAGCCACTGCGACTGCGAGTCTAG GCTGAAGGACtgctcagagaagacaaatagcGACAACTCCCGAGATGTGGGCCCAACCTGCTCCCGAGATGAGGGTCCAACATGTTTCAACATCATCCAGTCCCCTTGCTTTGAGCTCATCCCAGAGGAGGAGTGTGTGGAGCGGTTCTGGTATGGCTG gtGCAAAAGCTATAGGCCTGTCTCTGTGGCAGTGATCCACCATCCCATCCACCATGACTATGTGGCAGATGACTtgaatgaagaggaggaggaggaggaggaggaagaaagcaagcCTCCCATTCCCACCCAGGTGGGGCCTGCCACCACCGCCCCCGCTGACACAGGCCTGGGCACTGTCACAACTACCCCGGACTCGGCAGCTCCCATCACTATCTGGCGCTCCGAGAGCCCCACAGGGAAGTCCCAGGGCAACAAGGTGATCAagaaggtaaagaagaaaaaagaaaaggagaaagacaaggaagaggaGCTGGATGAGAAGCCAAAGCCgaagaaaaaagtcaagaagGGCAAGTTGATGAAGAAGAAAAGCCCGGTTAAATCGGAATCTTCACCTCCGGACTTGAACCGATCAATAAGCCCCAGAGAGCTGACCAGGATGTCAGAGTCCAGCCCAGACAGCCGGGAAGACCTGGAGAGTGAGGACAGTTACAATGACCCCCGGCGGGAGGAGCCCTCCAGTGACGATATCGTGGAGTCTTCCTcacccaggaagagagaaaagaacacgGTCCAGACTAAGAAAGCTGGGGCGAAGACCTCACCAGTCAAGAAGGTCAAGAGGAAATCTCCCCCAGGATCCAACCCCAATCTCAGTTGA
- the PROCA1 gene encoding protein PROCA1 isoform X2 — MWVRTTLRIERWTKEKTEDNASIWDESSTDVNRLPGWERGHLLAGVPSSTDASTFSSEGEFKDLDRCCWKHKQCTGHVIHPFPSDYGHHNLHLHSISHCDCESRLKDCSEKTNSDNSRDVGPTCSRDEGPTCFNIIQSPCFELIPEEECVERFWYGWCKSYRPVSVAVIHHPIHHDYVADDLNEEEEEEEEEESKPPIPTQVGPATTAPADTGLGTVTTTPDSAAPITIWRSESPTGKSQGNKVIKKVKKKKEKEKDKEEELDEKPKPKKKVKKGKLMKKKSPVKSESSPPDLNRSISPRELTRMSESSPDSREDLESEDSYNDPRREEPSSDDIVESSSPRKREKNTVQTKKAGAKTSPVKKVKRKSPPGSNPNLS; from the exons ATGTGGGTCAGGACGACACTGAGGATTGAAAGGTGGACTAAGGAAAAGACTGAGGACAATGCCAGCATCTGGGATGAGAGCAGCACTG ATGTAAACAGGTTACCGGGCTGGGAGAGAGGACATCTGCTGGCTGGTGTGCCTTCTAGCACTGATGCATCTACCTTCTCCTCTGAAG GTGAATTCAAAGACCTGGACAGGTGCTGCTGGAAACACAAACAGTGCACTGGGCATGTCATCCACCCCTTCCCCTCGGACTATGGCCACCACAACCTGCACCTGCACTCCATCAGCCACTGCGACTGCGAGTCTAG GCTGAAGGACtgctcagagaagacaaatagcGACAACTCCCGAGATGTGGGCCCAACCTGCTCCCGAGATGAGGGTCCAACATGTTTCAACATCATCCAGTCCCCTTGCTTTGAGCTCATCCCAGAGGAGGAGTGTGTGGAGCGGTTCTGGTATGGCTG gtGCAAAAGCTATAGGCCTGTCTCTGTGGCAGTGATCCACCATCCCATCCACCATGACTATGTGGCAGATGACTtgaatgaagaggaggaggaggaggaggaggaagaaagcaagcCTCCCATTCCCACCCAGGTGGGGCCTGCCACCACCGCCCCCGCTGACACAGGCCTGGGCACTGTCACAACTACCCCGGACTCGGCAGCTCCCATCACTATCTGGCGCTCCGAGAGCCCCACAGGGAAGTCCCAGGGCAACAAGGTGATCAagaaggtaaagaagaaaaaagaaaaggagaaagacaaggaagaggaGCTGGATGAGAAGCCAAAGCCgaagaaaaaagtcaagaagGGCAAGTTGATGAAGAAGAAAAGCCCGGTTAAATCGGAATCTTCACCTCCGGACTTGAACCGATCAATAAGCCCCAGAGAGCTGACCAGGATGTCAGAGTCCAGCCCAGACAGCCGGGAAGACCTGGAGAGTGAGGACAGTTACAATGACCCCCGGCGGGAGGAGCCCTCCAGTGACGATATCGTGGAGTCTTCCTcacccaggaagagagaaaagaacacgGTCCAGACTAAGAAAGCTGGGGCGAAGACCTCACCAGTCAAGAAGGTCAAGAGGAAATCTCCCCCAGGATCCAACCCCAATCTCAGTTGA
- the PROCA1 gene encoding protein PROCA1 isoform X1 — MWAGPEGHFPGDACTQHCLAPSFFLLPLLSPFPLPSSPIQCLGVRPGTLTPAPQGRGELLGLQDWEDSVSMSLTYVNRLPGWERGHLLAGVPSSTDASTFSSEGEFKDLDRCCWKHKQCTGHVIHPFPSDYGHHNLHLHSISHCDCESRLKDCSEKTNSDNSRDVGPTCSRDEGPTCFNIIQSPCFELIPEEECVERFWYGWCKSYRPVSVAVIHHPIHHDYVADDLNEEEEEEEEEESKPPIPTQVGPATTAPADTGLGTVTTTPDSAAPITIWRSESPTGKSQGNKVIKKVKKKKEKEKDKEEELDEKPKPKKKVKKGKLMKKKSPVKSESSPPDLNRSISPRELTRMSESSPDSREDLESEDSYNDPRREEPSSDDIVESSSPRKREKNTVQTKKAGAKTSPVKKVKRKSPPGSNPNLS, encoded by the exons ATGTGGGCGGGGCCAGAGGGGCATTTCCCCGGAGATGCGTGCACACAGCACTGTCTagctccctccttcttcctgcttcccctcctttctccctttcccctcccttcctcccccattcAGTGCTTGGGTGTCCGACCTGGAACCCTGACACCTGCGCCACAAGGGCGGGGGGAGCTCCTCGGCCTTCAGGACTGGGAGGATTCTGTATCAATGAGCCTTACCT ATGTAAACAGGTTACCGGGCTGGGAGAGAGGACATCTGCTGGCTGGTGTGCCTTCTAGCACTGATGCATCTACCTTCTCCTCTGAAG GTGAATTCAAAGACCTGGACAGGTGCTGCTGGAAACACAAACAGTGCACTGGGCATGTCATCCACCCCTTCCCCTCGGACTATGGCCACCACAACCTGCACCTGCACTCCATCAGCCACTGCGACTGCGAGTCTAG GCTGAAGGACtgctcagagaagacaaatagcGACAACTCCCGAGATGTGGGCCCAACCTGCTCCCGAGATGAGGGTCCAACATGTTTCAACATCATCCAGTCCCCTTGCTTTGAGCTCATCCCAGAGGAGGAGTGTGTGGAGCGGTTCTGGTATGGCTG gtGCAAAAGCTATAGGCCTGTCTCTGTGGCAGTGATCCACCATCCCATCCACCATGACTATGTGGCAGATGACTtgaatgaagaggaggaggaggaggaggaggaagaaagcaagcCTCCCATTCCCACCCAGGTGGGGCCTGCCACCACCGCCCCCGCTGACACAGGCCTGGGCACTGTCACAACTACCCCGGACTCGGCAGCTCCCATCACTATCTGGCGCTCCGAGAGCCCCACAGGGAAGTCCCAGGGCAACAAGGTGATCAagaaggtaaagaagaaaaaagaaaaggagaaagacaaggaagaggaGCTGGATGAGAAGCCAAAGCCgaagaaaaaagtcaagaagGGCAAGTTGATGAAGAAGAAAAGCCCGGTTAAATCGGAATCTTCACCTCCGGACTTGAACCGATCAATAAGCCCCAGAGAGCTGACCAGGATGTCAGAGTCCAGCCCAGACAGCCGGGAAGACCTGGAGAGTGAGGACAGTTACAATGACCCCCGGCGGGAGGAGCCCTCCAGTGACGATATCGTGGAGTCTTCCTcacccaggaagagagaaaagaacacgGTCCAGACTAAGAAAGCTGGGGCGAAGACCTCACCAGTCAAGAAGGTCAAGAGGAAATCTCCCCCAGGATCCAACCCCAATCTCAGTTGA